One Micromonospora sp. FIMYZ51 genomic window carries:
- a CDS encoding PHB depolymerase family esterase produces MSKTIRLWCAALAAVALTALAALSVPGPASAATLTEVTNFGTNPSNLRMHLYVPDRVAPRPGLLVVVHYCTGSGPAMHTGTQFASLADQYGYLVVYPSVTRSSRCFDVSSPQALRRGGGSDPVGIMSMVDYVRARYPVDPARIFATGTSSGAMMTNVLLGLYPDVFAAGAAFAGVPFGCFATTNGSEWNSECANGQVIRTPQQWGDLVRNAYPGYTGPRPRMQIWHGTNDDTLRYPNFGEQVKQWTNLHGLSQTPTFTDSPQSGYTRTRYGSSGGNAPVEAISMQGVTHNLPVDAAQAVRFFGLNSPTPTSSPTPTSSPTPSPSPTSSPGPTPSPTVTPTSTPPPSPTLPPGTGCRVGYTVNAWNTGLTASVTITNTGPTSVNGWSLAFTLPGGQSITNGWNATYSPTSGAVTARNVSYNGTIAPNASTTIGFQANHSGNTASPTSFTLNGNPCSIG; encoded by the coding sequence ATGAGCAAGACGATCAGACTGTGGTGCGCCGCCCTGGCGGCCGTCGCCCTGACCGCGCTGGCCGCGCTCTCGGTGCCGGGTCCGGCGTCGGCGGCGACGCTTACCGAGGTGACCAACTTCGGCACCAACCCCAGCAACCTGCGCATGCACCTGTACGTGCCGGACCGGGTCGCACCCCGACCCGGGCTACTGGTCGTGGTCCACTACTGCACCGGCAGCGGACCCGCGATGCACACCGGCACCCAGTTCGCCTCGCTTGCCGACCAGTACGGCTACCTCGTGGTCTACCCGTCGGTGACCCGCAGCAGCCGCTGCTTCGACGTCTCCTCGCCGCAGGCCCTGCGCCGGGGCGGCGGCAGCGACCCGGTGGGCATCATGTCGATGGTGGACTACGTGCGGGCGCGCTATCCCGTCGACCCGGCCCGGATCTTCGCCACCGGAACGTCCTCGGGCGCGATGATGACAAACGTCCTGCTCGGGCTCTATCCGGACGTGTTCGCCGCCGGTGCCGCCTTCGCCGGCGTGCCGTTCGGTTGCTTCGCCACCACGAACGGTTCGGAATGGAACAGCGAGTGCGCCAACGGGCAGGTCATCCGCACCCCGCAGCAGTGGGGTGACCTGGTGCGCAACGCGTACCCGGGCTACACCGGCCCGCGACCGCGGATGCAGATCTGGCACGGCACCAACGACGACACCCTGCGCTACCCGAACTTCGGCGAGCAGGTCAAGCAGTGGACCAACCTGCACGGGCTGAGCCAGACGCCGACCTTCACCGACAGCCCGCAGTCGGGCTACACCCGCACCCGCTACGGCAGTTCCGGAGGCAACGCTCCGGTCGAGGCGATCAGCATGCAGGGCGTGACGCACAACCTGCCGGTCGACGCCGCCCAGGCCGTCCGCTTCTTCGGCCTCAACTCCCCGACGCCGACGTCGTCGCCGACCCCGACGTCGAGCCCCACCCCGTCACCGAGCCCGACGTCGTCACCGGGCCCCACCCCGTCGCCGACGGTGACCCCGACCAGCACTCCGCCGCCGAGCCCGACCCTGCCACCGGGCACCGGATGCCGGGTCGGTTACACGGTCAACGCCTGGAACACCGGGCTGACCGCCTCGGTGACCATCACCAACACCGGCCCCACCAGCGTGAACGGCTGGAGCCTGGCGTTCACCCTGCCCGGCGGGCAGAGCATCACCAACGGCTGGAACGCGACGTACTCGCCGACCTCCGGCGCGGTGACCGCACGCAACGTCTCCTACAACGGCACCATCGCCCCGAACGCCTCGACCACCATCGGCTTCCAGGCCAACCACAGCGGCAACACCGCCAGCCCGACCTCGTTCACCCTGAACGGAAACCCCTGCTCGATCGGCTGA
- a CDS encoding RICIN domain-containing protein, which produces MLFRTRTRRPRRWLAVAGTLAMLGAATAVAAPSALAATVDPNATYVIVNRHSGKAMDVWNWSTADNAPINQYARNDAAVQQWRFVDVGGGYYQIRSVHSGKVLELPNATDGVQLVQNASASGNNRQHFRLADSDAGHVRFINRHSNKALDVWGWSTADGGMISQYQDVNGANQQWQLIALGGGNGGTGCGSGAFQAEAVLSGGTWTARNGGSTVYTGGDMRAAVQAAVNSLSAGRTSKQRVVVRGSGSISAGSRISLPSYTTIDVCGTINVTGSGSGDQAPIYSRGTTQVEVQHLTVTGSPLYGIFLRNVTDVVLGQIDMRLSGGLGVRIDNRGDTSQWTRNVRIDNVYVSGASSHAVETYGVDGLTVGTVTARNVGESGLLLNQTINATVTTVDAENAGSGTGYAAFRIANRAGRIGSGYPTNIRVGTVRARGGGRGIFCVSESGGLAVNRVDIANTGNNAILLENCYGVDIAAGGGTISGGGEVRLAARTEFPGNRDLTLRNFTLVNNRILENPCTTNLTISNITLNNATITRC; this is translated from the coding sequence ATGCTGTTCCGGACAAGGACCCGACGACCACGCCGCTGGCTGGCCGTCGCCGGCACGCTGGCCATGCTCGGCGCCGCCACGGCGGTCGCCGCGCCAAGCGCGCTGGCCGCCACCGTCGACCCCAACGCCACATACGTGATCGTCAACCGACACAGTGGCAAGGCGATGGACGTGTGGAACTGGTCCACCGCCGACAACGCCCCGATCAACCAGTACGCCCGCAACGACGCCGCGGTGCAGCAGTGGCGCTTCGTCGACGTCGGCGGCGGCTACTACCAGATCCGCTCGGTGCACAGTGGCAAGGTCCTCGAACTGCCAAACGCCACCGACGGCGTACAACTGGTGCAGAACGCCTCGGCCAGCGGCAACAACCGCCAGCACTTCCGGCTGGCGGACTCCGATGCCGGCCACGTCCGCTTCATCAACCGGCACTCGAACAAGGCGCTGGACGTCTGGGGTTGGTCCACCGCCGACGGTGGCATGATCTCCCAGTACCAGGACGTCAACGGCGCCAACCAGCAGTGGCAGCTGATCGCCCTCGGCGGCGGCAACGGCGGCACCGGCTGCGGCAGCGGCGCCTTCCAGGCCGAGGCTGTGCTCAGCGGCGGCACGTGGACCGCCCGCAACGGCGGCAGCACGGTCTACACCGGCGGCGACATGCGGGCGGCCGTGCAGGCGGCGGTGAACAGCCTCAGCGCCGGGCGCACCAGCAAGCAGCGGGTCGTGGTACGCGGCTCCGGCTCGATCAGCGCCGGATCCCGGATCTCACTGCCCAGCTACACCACGATCGACGTGTGCGGCACGATAAACGTGACCGGCTCCGGCAGCGGCGACCAGGCACCTATCTACTCCCGCGGCACCACCCAGGTCGAGGTGCAGCACCTCACCGTCACCGGTTCCCCGTTGTACGGCATCTTCCTGCGCAACGTCACCGACGTGGTGCTCGGTCAGATCGACATGCGGCTCTCCGGCGGACTGGGCGTACGCATCGACAACCGGGGTGACACCAGTCAGTGGACCCGCAACGTACGCATCGACAACGTGTACGTCTCCGGCGCCAGTTCGCACGCGGTGGAGACGTACGGGGTGGACGGGTTGACCGTCGGCACCGTCACCGCCCGCAACGTCGGTGAGTCGGGGCTGCTGCTCAACCAGACCATCAACGCCACGGTGACCACTGTCGACGCCGAGAACGCCGGCAGCGGCACCGGGTACGCCGCCTTCCGGATCGCCAACCGGGCCGGCCGGATCGGCTCCGGCTACCCGACCAACATCCGGGTCGGCACCGTACGGGCGCGCGGCGGTGGCCGGGGCATCTTCTGCGTCTCGGAGTCCGGCGGGCTCGCGGTCAACCGGGTGGACATCGCCAACACCGGCAACAACGCGATCCTGCTGGAGAACTGCTACGGCGTGGACATCGCCGCGGGTGGCGGCACGATCAGCGGCGGCGGTGAGGTGCGGCTGGCCGCCCGCACCGAGTTCCCCGGCAACCGGGATCTGACCCTGCGCAACTTCACGCTGGTCAACAACCGGATCCTGGAGAACCCCTGCACCACCAACCTGACCATCAGCAACATCACCCTAAACAACGCCACCATAACCCGCTGCTAA
- a CDS encoding sugar O-acetyltransferase, with protein MAANGALPAVPRCLVRNEQRLRTRTPESRAFAERVQLVMNLTARLNALPFDDLDARRTVLAEIFGGPIPGSLSILPPFYCDYGLGTSFGERVFINQGCFLLDYGGITIGDRVLIGPRVTLSTAGHPVELNERYDFITHAPIVIEDDVWIGAAATVTPGVTIGRGSVVGAGAVVAKDVPPLSLVTPTSAVQRRHLLPR; from the coding sequence ATGGCGGCCAACGGTGCGCTGCCCGCCGTGCCAAGATGCCTGGTGCGCAACGAGCAACGGCTACGAACACGGACGCCGGAATCCCGAGCCTTCGCGGAGCGCGTACAGCTCGTCATGAACCTGACCGCGCGCCTCAACGCGTTGCCGTTTGACGACCTTGACGCGCGCAGAACGGTGCTCGCCGAGATCTTCGGTGGCCCCATCCCCGGCTCGCTCTCCATCCTGCCGCCGTTCTACTGCGACTATGGGCTCGGAACGTCGTTCGGCGAGCGGGTCTTCATCAACCAGGGATGCTTTCTCCTCGACTACGGCGGCATCACCATCGGGGATCGCGTCCTGATTGGTCCCCGAGTGACTCTGAGCACGGCCGGGCACCCCGTCGAGCTCAACGAGCGGTACGACTTCATCACGCACGCGCCCATCGTCATCGAGGATGACGTGTGGATCGGCGCCGCAGCCACGGTCACCCCCGGAGTGACAATCGGTCGGGGCTCGGTCGTCGGCGCGGGCGCCGTTGTCGCGAAGGATGTGCCGCCGCTAAGCCTGGTCACACCAACAAGCGCCGTCCAGCGCAGGCACCTTCTACCCCGTTGA
- a CDS encoding acetylxylan esterase, translated as MPLFDLPLDQLRDYAPTVAEPADFDRFWRSTLDSAAKLPVLVDVRPEPTDLRLVDTWDVTFAGFAGDPVRAWYHRPAGVDGRLPVIVEYVGYGRGRGLPHERLTWPVAGYAHLLMDARGQSGQFGAGDTADPHGSAPGGPSPVTRGILSPQGYYYRRLITDAVRAVQAARALPGVDPQRVVVAGNSQGGGLALAVAGLVPDLAAVLATAPFLCHLQRAIEITEVGVYGEIVNYLAVNRDVEAAVRHTLSYMDGVCFARRATAPAHFGIGLRDMVCPPSTGFAAYNQYGAASGGPAPARSMHVYPFNGHEHGDATHVRRQLSWLAALLTESADGPKLPAVPITAG; from the coding sequence ATGCCCCTTTTCGACCTGCCCCTCGACCAACTGCGCGACTACGCCCCCACGGTGGCGGAGCCGGCGGACTTCGACAGGTTCTGGCGGAGCACCCTGGATTCGGCGGCGAAGCTGCCGGTGCTTGTCGACGTCCGTCCCGAGCCGACCGACCTGCGCCTGGTCGACACCTGGGACGTCACCTTCGCCGGCTTCGCCGGTGACCCGGTCCGGGCCTGGTACCACCGGCCGGCCGGCGTCGACGGCCGCTTGCCGGTGATCGTGGAGTACGTCGGCTACGGGCGTGGCCGGGGGTTGCCGCACGAGCGGTTGACCTGGCCGGTCGCCGGATACGCGCACCTGCTGATGGACGCCCGGGGGCAGTCCGGGCAGTTCGGCGCGGGTGACACGGCCGATCCGCACGGCAGCGCGCCGGGCGGGCCCAGCCCGGTGACCCGGGGCATCCTGTCGCCGCAGGGCTACTACTACCGCCGGTTGATCACCGACGCGGTGCGGGCGGTCCAGGCGGCCCGTGCCCTGCCGGGCGTCGACCCGCAGCGGGTGGTCGTCGCGGGCAACAGTCAGGGCGGCGGGCTGGCGCTCGCGGTCGCCGGGTTGGTGCCGGATCTCGCCGCCGTGCTTGCCACCGCGCCGTTCCTCTGTCACCTGCAACGGGCCATCGAGATCACCGAGGTCGGCGTGTACGGCGAGATCGTCAACTACCTCGCGGTCAACCGGGACGTCGAAGCGGCGGTGCGCCACACCCTGTCCTACATGGACGGGGTCTGCTTCGCGCGTCGCGCCACCGCGCCGGCACACTTCGGGATCGGGCTGCGCGACATGGTCTGCCCGCCGAGCACCGGCTTCGCCGCGTACAACCAGTACGGCGCGGCCAGTGGCGGCCCGGCACCGGCGCGGAGCATGCACGTGTACCCGTTCAACGGTCACGAGCACGGCGACGCCACCCACGTCCGACGTCAGCTGAGCTGGTTGGCCGCGCTGCTCACCGAGTCGGCGGACGGTCCGAAACTTCCGGCCGTTCCGATAACGGCCGGCTGA
- a CDS encoding substrate-binding domain-containing protein: MTADRPPTAFGSATIATIAREVGVSSATVSKVLNGRADVAAGTRARVEASLERHRYRRRARRTTADGQIDLVFHEFGSDWALEIIRGVEAVAAAERLNVVLSQLGGARRPPQSWLDAVIGRRPLGVVLVMCNLTGQQRQQLRRQAIPVVVVDTDSASAASVPTVGSNNWNGGLLATRHLLELGHRRIAIISGPRDVLCARARTAGFRCAHEEFAVPVDPRLVRSGNFHTDAGYRQGMELLTGPDRPTAIFAGSDLQAVGVLRAARQLGINVPADVSVVGYDNLPLSRWIGPALTTVNQPLRDMAGTAAKMLLDLAREVTLPSSRIDLVAELVVRESTAPPRRT, translated from the coding sequence ATGACCGCAGACCGCCCGCCGACGGCGTTCGGCTCCGCGACGATCGCGACGATCGCGCGGGAGGTCGGCGTCTCGTCGGCGACGGTCTCGAAGGTCCTCAACGGCCGGGCGGACGTCGCGGCCGGCACCCGGGCGCGCGTCGAGGCCAGCCTGGAACGGCACCGCTACCGCCGCCGCGCTCGACGTACGACCGCCGACGGCCAGATCGACCTGGTGTTCCACGAGTTCGGCTCCGACTGGGCGCTGGAGATCATCCGCGGGGTCGAGGCCGTGGCCGCCGCCGAGCGGCTCAACGTGGTGCTGTCGCAACTGGGCGGTGCCCGCCGGCCGCCGCAGTCCTGGCTCGACGCGGTGATCGGCCGGCGTCCGCTCGGGGTCGTGCTGGTCATGTGCAACCTGACCGGCCAGCAGCGACAGCAGTTGCGGCGCCAGGCGATCCCGGTTGTCGTGGTCGACACCGACAGCGCCAGTGCGGCCTCGGTACCCACGGTGGGCTCGAACAACTGGAACGGTGGCCTGCTCGCCACCCGCCACCTGCTGGAACTCGGGCACCGCCGGATCGCGATCATCTCCGGCCCCCGGGACGTGCTCTGCGCGCGGGCGCGCACCGCGGGCTTCCGCTGCGCCCACGAGGAGTTCGCCGTACCCGTCGATCCCCGGCTGGTCCGCTCCGGCAACTTCCACACCGACGCCGGCTACCGCCAGGGCATGGAGCTGTTGACCGGGCCGGACCGGCCGACGGCGATCTTCGCCGGCTCCGACCTACAGGCGGTGGGGGTGCTGCGGGCCGCCCGGCAGCTCGGCATCAACGTCCCCGCCGACGTCTCCGTGGTCGGGTACGACAACCTGCCGCTGTCCCGCTGGATCGGGCCGGCGTTGACCACGGTCAACCAGCCGCTGCGCGACATGGCCGGCACCGCCGCCAAGATGCTGCTCGATCTCGCGCGGGAGGTGACCCTGCCCAGCAGCCGGATCGACCTGGTCGCCGAGCTGGTGGTACGCGAGAGCACCGCGCCGCCCCGGCGTACCTGA
- a CDS encoding glycoside hydrolase family 3 N-terminal domain-containing protein → MTSQLPVDDRLAPPDADRWRDPTLRPDERADALIPLMSLEEKVAQLVGLWVGADASGEGVAPHQNDMVEHTPPWPEAIRHGLGQLTRPFGTAPVDPALGARSLAASQAQIVAASRFGIPAQVHEECLTGFAAWRATVHPAPLSWGAAFDPTLVEEMAGWIGRSMRAVGVHQGLAPVLDVTRDYRWGRTEETIGEDPYLVGTIGAAYVRGLEQAGVVATLKHFAGYSASRGGRNLAPVPMGPRELADVILPPFEMALRLGGARSVMHSYAEIDGVPVAADEQLLTRVLREQWGFGGTLVADYFAVRFLETLHGVAADAGEAAGLALRAGIDVELPTTDAYGAPLVAAVRAGAVDEALVDRALRRVLIQKVELGLLDEEWPGRPADLDEVRLDDEGSRETALRLARQSVVLLRNRDGLLPLAADRHVALVGPVADDPMAMLGCYSFPLHVGVHHPEHGVGVEIPSLRAALQRRHPRLTHVPGTDITGDDTSGIAAAVEAAAEADVCVLAVGDRAGMFGRGTSGEGCDAADLQLPGVQAELVRAVLATGTPVVLLVLSGRPYALGAAVDDAGAIVQAFFPGQLGGQALAEVLTGEVNPSGRLPVSVPRHAGGLPGTYLAPPLGRRTRVSSVDPTPAFPFGHGLSYTTFEWSDAQVTGGTGATDRPVDWPVDGEVTVGVTVRNTGARSGTEVVQLYLHDPVAQTTRPVVRLIGYARVPVAPGAAARVTFVVPADLTSFTGVRGRRVVEPGAVWLRLGRSSGETVESLALRLVGDERETGHHRQLVCRVSVEPIPEHLR, encoded by the coding sequence ATGACAAGTCAGCTACCCGTCGATGATCGATTGGCCCCACCGGATGCCGATCGATGGCGTGACCCGACGCTGCGACCCGACGAACGGGCCGATGCGCTCATCCCGCTGATGTCGCTTGAGGAGAAGGTGGCCCAGCTGGTCGGCCTCTGGGTCGGCGCCGACGCCTCCGGTGAGGGCGTCGCGCCCCACCAGAACGACATGGTCGAACACACCCCACCCTGGCCGGAGGCGATCCGGCACGGACTGGGCCAGCTGACCCGGCCCTTTGGGACCGCACCGGTCGACCCGGCCCTCGGTGCCCGCTCCCTGGCCGCCTCCCAGGCCCAGATCGTGGCGGCCAGCCGGTTCGGGATTCCGGCCCAGGTCCACGAGGAGTGTCTGACCGGCTTCGCCGCCTGGCGGGCCACCGTCCATCCCGCGCCGCTGAGCTGGGGCGCGGCCTTCGATCCCACCCTGGTCGAGGAGATGGCCGGCTGGATCGGCCGGTCCATGCGGGCCGTCGGCGTCCACCAGGGACTGGCGCCGGTGCTGGACGTGACCCGCGACTACCGCTGGGGACGCACCGAGGAGACGATCGGCGAAGACCCGTACCTGGTGGGCACGATCGGCGCGGCGTACGTGCGCGGGCTGGAACAGGCCGGCGTGGTGGCCACGCTCAAGCACTTCGCCGGATACTCGGCCTCCCGGGGCGGACGGAACCTGGCCCCGGTGCCGATGGGCCCCCGGGAACTCGCCGACGTGATCCTGCCCCCGTTCGAGATGGCGCTGCGGCTGGGCGGCGCACGGTCGGTGATGCATTCCTACGCCGAGATCGACGGCGTGCCGGTGGCTGCCGATGAGCAGCTGCTGACCCGGGTGCTGCGCGAGCAGTGGGGATTCGGCGGCACGCTGGTGGCCGACTACTTCGCGGTGCGTTTCCTGGAGACCCTGCACGGCGTCGCCGCCGATGCCGGCGAGGCGGCCGGCCTGGCGTTGCGCGCCGGCATCGACGTGGAGCTGCCCACAACGGACGCCTACGGTGCGCCGCTTGTCGCCGCCGTACGCGCCGGTGCGGTCGACGAGGCGCTCGTCGACCGGGCCCTGCGCCGGGTGTTGATCCAGAAGGTCGAGCTGGGGCTGCTCGACGAGGAGTGGCCGGGGCGGCCCGCCGACCTTGACGAGGTGCGCCTGGACGACGAGGGCAGCCGGGAGACGGCGCTGCGGCTGGCCCGCCAGTCCGTGGTGCTGCTGCGCAACCGCGACGGGTTGCTGCCGCTCGCCGCCGACCGGCACGTCGCGCTCGTCGGTCCGGTCGCGGACGATCCGATGGCCATGCTCGGCTGCTACTCGTTCCCGCTGCACGTCGGGGTGCATCACCCGGAACACGGCGTCGGGGTGGAGATCCCCTCGCTGCGCGCGGCGTTGCAGCGGCGGCACCCCCGGCTCACCCATGTGCCGGGCACCGACATCACCGGTGACGACACCTCCGGCATCGCCGCCGCCGTCGAGGCCGCGGCCGAGGCCGACGTCTGCGTGCTCGCGGTGGGCGACCGGGCCGGCATGTTCGGCCGGGGCACCTCCGGCGAGGGCTGCGACGCGGCCGACCTTCAGCTGCCCGGGGTCCAGGCCGAGTTGGTACGCGCGGTGCTCGCCACCGGGACACCGGTGGTGCTGCTGGTGCTCTCCGGCCGCCCGTACGCGCTCGGCGCGGCGGTGGACGACGCGGGCGCCATCGTCCAGGCGTTCTTCCCCGGCCAGCTCGGCGGTCAGGCGCTGGCCGAGGTGCTCACCGGCGAGGTCAATCCGTCCGGGCGGCTGCCGGTCAGCGTGCCCCGGCACGCCGGGGGCCTGCCCGGCACCTATCTCGCCCCGCCGCTGGGCCGCCGTACCCGGGTGTCGTCGGTGGATCCGACACCCGCGTTCCCGTTCGGCCACGGCCTGAGCTACACCACCTTCGAGTGGTCCGACGCCCAGGTGACCGGGGGAACCGGCGCCACCGACAGACCGGTCGACTGGCCGGTGGACGGGGAGGTGACGGTCGGCGTCACGGTCCGCAACACAGGTGCCCGGTCCGGCACCGAAGTGGTGCAGCTCTACCTGCACGACCCGGTGGCGCAGACCACCCGACCGGTGGTCCGCCTGATCGGTTACGCGCGGGTGCCGGTGGCACCGGGCGCGGCGGCGCGGGTCACCTTCGTGGTCCCCGCCGACCTCACCTCGTTCACCGGCGTACGTGGCCGGCGCGTGGTCGAGCCCGGTGCGGTGTGGTTACGGCTCGGCCGGTCCAGCGGCGAGACCGTGGAAAGCCTGGCGCTGCGGCTGGTGGGCGACGAACGCGAAACCGGTCACCACCGGCAACTCGTCTGCCGGGTGAGCGTCGAGCCGATCCCGGAGCACCTGCGATGA
- a CDS encoding ABC transporter permease subunit, with protein sequence MSSPTTLTSAPVAGPPTAPPAPPRAARNTWRRALRRDWQLYSLAILPLLFFLIFRYLPMLGNVIAFRRFQPGGNIFGEYWVGLRYFKMFLTDPTFWNVFTNTLVLGGLTLLFCFPLPIVLALLLNEVRTGRLRRFVQSVSYLPHFLSIVIVAAMVMQLLAVDGTVNQLVGAAGGDAIPFLQRPEWFRTIYVSSEVWQTVGWGTILYLAALTTIDDDLYEAARIDGANRWRQTWHVTLPGIRPTMVTLLILNIGTFMAVGFEKILLLYNPLTYPTADVISTYLFRVGFASSNFSYAAAIGLFEAVIGLILVLSANLIARRTVGTSLW encoded by the coding sequence ATGAGCAGCCCGACAACGCTGACGTCCGCGCCGGTGGCGGGCCCGCCGACCGCACCGCCCGCTCCCCCACGGGCCGCCCGCAACACCTGGCGCCGGGCGCTGCGGCGGGACTGGCAGCTCTACTCGCTGGCGATCCTGCCGCTGCTGTTCTTCCTGATCTTCCGGTACCTGCCGATGCTCGGCAACGTGATCGCCTTCCGCCGGTTCCAGCCCGGCGGCAACATCTTCGGCGAGTACTGGGTGGGTCTGCGGTACTTCAAGATGTTCCTGACCGACCCGACGTTCTGGAACGTCTTCACCAACACGCTGGTGCTTGGCGGGTTGACGCTGCTCTTCTGTTTCCCGCTGCCCATCGTGCTGGCGCTGCTGCTCAACGAGGTACGCACCGGCCGGCTCAGGCGCTTCGTGCAGTCCGTGTCGTACCTGCCGCACTTCCTGTCCATCGTGATCGTGGCCGCCATGGTCATGCAGTTGCTCGCCGTGGACGGCACGGTCAACCAGCTGGTCGGCGCGGCCGGCGGGGACGCCATCCCGTTCCTGCAACGGCCGGAGTGGTTCCGCACCATCTACGTCTCCTCGGAGGTCTGGCAGACGGTGGGCTGGGGCACCATCCTCTACCTCGCCGCGCTCACCACCATCGACGACGACCTCTACGAGGCGGCCCGGATCGACGGCGCCAACCGGTGGCGGCAGACCTGGCACGTCACGTTGCCGGGCATCCGGCCGACAATGGTGACCCTGCTGATCCTCAACATCGGCACCTTCATGGCGGTCGGGTTCGAGAAGATCCTGCTGCTGTACAACCCGCTTACGTACCCGACGGCGGACGTCATCTCCACGTACCTGTTCCGGGTGGGCTTCGCGTCCAGCAACTTCAGTTACGCCGCCGCGATCGGGCTGTTCGAGGCGGTGATCGGGTTGATCCTGGTCCTGTCGGCGAACCTGATCGCCCGACGCACGGTGGGGACGAGCCTGTGGTGA